Proteins co-encoded in one Flavobacterium sp. M31R6 genomic window:
- the rplQ gene encoding 50S ribosomal protein L17, which produces MRHGKKFNHLSRQTAHRSSMLANMACSLIEHKRINTTVAKAKALKQFVEPLITKSKSDTTHNRRIVFAYLRSKYAVTDLFRDVAAKVGDRPGGYTRIIKVGNRLGDNADMAMIELVDFNELYNGGKKEVKKAKSRRGGKAKKADEATEAPAAEAEPTTDAAE; this is translated from the coding sequence ATGAGACACGGAAAAAAATTCAATCACTTAAGCAGACAGACTGCACATAGAAGTTCTATGTTGGCAAATATGGCTTGTTCTCTTATCGAGCACAAACGTATTAACACTACTGTTGCTAAAGCTAAAGCACTTAAACAATTCGTTGAGCCGCTTATAACAAAATCAAAATCTGATACTACTCACAATCGTCGTATCGTTTTTGCTTACTTACGTAGTAAATATGCAGTAACTGACTTGTTCAGAGATGTTGCAGCGAAAGTAGGAGATCGTCCAGGAGGATACACTCGTATCATTAAAGTTGGAAATCGTTTAGGAGATAATGCTGATATGGCAATGATCGAATTAGTAGATTTTAATGAACTTTACAACGGAGGTAAAAAAGAAGTTAAAAAAGCAAAAAGCCGTCGTGGTGGAAAAGCTAAAAAAGCAGATGAGGCTACTGAAGCTCCAGCTGCTGAAGCAGAACCTACAACTGACGCAGCTGAATAA
- a CDS encoding DNA-directed RNA polymerase subunit alpha, which produces MAIFNFQKPDKVIMIDSTDFEGKFEFRPLEPGYGLTVGNALRRVLLSALEGYAITSVRIEGVDHEFSTISGVVEDVTEIILNLKQVRFKRQIEDIDNESVTISVSGKDQLTAGDFQKFISGFQVLNPELVICNLDSKIKLNFDLTIEKGRGYVPAEENKKQNAAIGTIFTDSIFTPVKNVKYAIENFRVEQKTDYEKLVFEIKTDGSINPKDALTEAAKVLIHHFMLFSDERITLEADEIAQTESYDEESLHMRQLLKTKLVDMDLSVRALNCLKAAEVDTLGDLVSFNKNDLMKFRNFGKKSLTELDELVAIKNLTFGMDLAKYKLDKE; this is translated from the coding sequence ATGGCAATATTTAATTTTCAGAAGCCCGATAAAGTTATCATGATCGATTCAACCGATTTTGAAGGTAAATTTGAATTTAGACCTTTAGAACCTGGTTACGGATTGACTGTTGGTAATGCACTTAGAAGAGTTTTGCTTTCAGCATTAGAAGGTTATGCAATTACATCTGTTCGTATAGAAGGTGTAGATCATGAGTTTTCTACTATTTCAGGAGTTGTTGAGGACGTTACCGAAATTATTCTTAATCTTAAACAAGTACGTTTCAAACGTCAAATTGAAGATATAGATAATGAATCAGTTACTATTTCTGTTTCAGGTAAAGATCAATTAACAGCTGGTGATTTTCAAAAATTTATTTCAGGTTTCCAAGTTTTGAATCCAGAGCTTGTTATCTGTAATTTAGATAGTAAAATTAAACTGAATTTCGATTTAACTATCGAAAAAGGTAGAGGATATGTTCCTGCTGAAGAGAACAAAAAACAGAATGCTGCAATAGGAACTATTTTTACTGACTCAATTTTTACTCCTGTAAAAAATGTGAAGTATGCAATTGAAAACTTCCGTGTAGAGCAAAAAACAGATTATGAGAAATTGGTTTTTGAAATTAAAACTGATGGTTCAATCAATCCTAAAGATGCTCTTACTGAAGCTGCAAAAGTTTTAATTCACCATTTCATGTTGTTTTCTGATGAAAGAATTACACTAGAGGCTGACGAAATTGCACAAACAGAATCTTATGATGAAGAGTCATTACACATGAGACAATTGCTTAAAACTAAGCTTGTTGATATGGATCTTTCTGTTAGAGCATTAAATTGCTTGAAAGCGGCTGAAGTTGATACACTTGGTGATTTAGTATCGTTCAATAAAAATGACCTAATGAAATTCCGTAATTTCGGTAAAAAATCTTTAACTGAACTAGACGAACTAGTTGCAATAAAGAATTTAACCTTCGGTATGGATTTAGCAAAATACAAACTAGATAAAGAATAA
- the rpsD gene encoding 30S ribosomal protein S4 — translation MARYTGPSTRIARKFGEAIFGDDKAFEKRNYPPGQHGMAKKRGKKSEYAVQLMEKQKAKYSYGILEKQFRNLFEKASATKGVTGEVLLQLCEARLDNVVFRMGIAPSRRGARQIVSHRHITVNGENVNIPSYHLKPGDVVGVREKSKSLEAIERSLSNSSHVYEWITWNNETKQGTFVSVPARLQIPENIKEQLIVELYNK, via the coding sequence ATGGCAAGATATACTGGTCCTAGTACAAGAATCGCTCGTAAATTTGGCGAGGCAATTTTCGGAGACGATAAAGCTTTCGAAAAAAGAAATTACCCTCCTGGACAACACGGGATGGCAAAAAAAAGAGGAAAAAAATCTGAGTATGCTGTTCAGTTAATGGAAAAGCAAAAAGCTAAATATTCTTATGGAATTTTAGAAAAACAATTCAGAAATTTATTCGAAAAAGCATCAGCTACCAAAGGTGTAACTGGTGAAGTATTGTTACAATTATGCGAAGCTAGATTAGACAACGTTGTTTTTAGAATGGGTATTGCTCCTTCTAGAAGAGGTGCTCGTCAAATCGTTTCTCATCGTCACATTACTGTTAATGGAGAAAATGTTAACATTCCTTCTTACCACTTGAAACCAGGTGATGTAGTAGGTGTTCGTGAAAAATCTAAATCTTTAGAGGCTATCGAACGTTCTTTATCTAATTCAAGTCATGTTTATGAGTGGATTACTTGGAATAATGAAACTAAACAAGGTACATTTGTAAGCGTTCCTGCTAGACTTCAAATTCCAGAAAACATTAAAGAACAATTAATCGTAGAGTTGTACAACAAATAA
- the rpsK gene encoding 30S ribosomal protein S11, whose product MAKATAKKRKVIVESTGEAHISATFNNIIISLTNKKGEVISWSSAGKMGFRGSKKNTPYAAQMAAEDCSKVALEAGLKKVKVYVKGPGNGRESAIRSLHNGGIEVTEIIDVTPMPHNGCRPPKRRRV is encoded by the coding sequence ATGGCTAAAGCAACTGCAAAAAAACGTAAAGTTATCGTTGAATCAACGGGTGAAGCTCATATTTCTGCTACCTTCAATAACATCATCATTTCTTTGACTAACAAAAAAGGTGAAGTTATTTCTTGGTCTTCAGCTGGTAAAATGGGTTTTAGAGGTTCTAAAAAGAATACTCCATACGCAGCTCAAATGGCAGCAGAAGATTGTAGTAAAGTAGCTCTTGAGGCTGGACTTAAAAAAGTAAAAGTGTATGTTAAAGGACCAGGAAACGGACGTGAGTCTGCTATCCGTTCTTTGCATAACGGTGGAATTGAAGTTACAGAGATTATCGATGTTACTCCAATGCCCCACAATGGATGTCGTCCTCCAAAAAGACGTAGAGTTTAG
- the rpsM gene encoding 30S ribosomal protein S13 yields MARIAGVDIPKNKRGVIALTYIFGLGRSRAIEILEKAQVSQDKKVQDWNDDEIGAIREAVGTFKIEGELRSEVSLNIKRLMDIGCYRGIRHRSGLPLRGQRTKNNSRTRKGKRKTVANKKKATK; encoded by the coding sequence ATGGCAAGAATAGCAGGGGTAGATATCCCAAAAAATAAGAGAGGTGTTATAGCACTAACCTATATCTTCGGATTAGGAAGAAGTAGAGCAATTGAGATTTTAGAAAAAGCTCAAGTTAGCCAAGATAAAAAAGTTCAAGATTGGAATGATGACGAGATCGGAGCAATTCGTGAAGCTGTTGGAACATTCAAAATTGAAGGAGAATTACGTTCTGAAGTTTCTTTAAACATCAAACGTTTAATGGATATTGGATGTTATAGAGGTATTCGTCATAGATCAGGTCTTCCATTAAGAGGACAAAGAACTAAAAACAACTCTAGAACAAGAAAAGGTAAAAGAAAAACTGTTGCTAACAAGAAAAAAGCAACTAAATAA
- the ykgO gene encoding type B 50S ribosomal protein L36: MKVRASVKKRSPECKIVRRKGRLYVINKKNPRFKQRQG, from the coding sequence ATGAAAGTTAGAGCATCAGTAAAAAAGAGAAGTCCCGAGTGCAAAATTGTGCGTAGAAAAGGGAGATTGTACGTAATAAACAAAAAGAATCCTAGATTTAAACAAAGACAAGGATAA
- the infA gene encoding translation initiation factor IF-1 yields MAKQSAIEQDGSIIEALSNAMFRVELENGHIVIAHISGKMRMHYIKLLPGDKVKLEMSPYDLSKARITYRY; encoded by the coding sequence ATGGCAAAACAATCAGCAATAGAACAGGACGGATCAATCATTGAGGCATTGTCCAATGCAATGTTCCGTGTAGAGTTAGAAAATGGACATATTGTAATCGCTCATATTTCTGGAAAAATGCGTATGCATTACATCAAATTATTACCTGGTGATAAAGTGAAACTAGAAATGAGTCCTTATGATTTGTCAAAAGCAAGAATTACTTATAGATATTAA
- the secY gene encoding preprotein translocase subunit SecY, producing MKKFIESISNVWKIEELKNRILITLGLLLVYRFGAHVTLPGIDATQLTGLAGQTKNGLGSILDMFTGGAFSKASVFALGIMPYISASIVVQLMGIAIPYLQKLQSDGESGRKKINQITRWLTIVITLVQGPTYIYNLYRTLPSSAFILGFNSFEFLFSSVVILVTGTIFAMWLGEKITDKGIGNGISLLIMVGILARLPQAFIQEFTTRVTNNNGGPMLLVVEIIIWLLVIISCVLLVMAIRKIPVQYARRTTSGDFEQDMMGGNRQWIPLKLNAAGVMPIIFAQAIMFIPAAVAGLSKSDASQSVVGAFSNMFGFWYNLVFATLIVVFTFFYTAITVPTNKMSDDLKRSGGFIPGIRPGVETSDYLDKVMSLITFPGSLFLALIAVFPAIVVSLMDVQQSWAMFFGGTSLIIMVGVAIDTIQQINSYLLNKHYDGLMKSGKNRKAVA from the coding sequence ATGAAGAAATTTATTGAATCAATAAGTAATGTTTGGAAAATAGAAGAACTAAAAAATAGAATTTTAATTACTTTAGGTCTACTTCTTGTTTATCGTTTTGGAGCTCATGTTACGCTTCCTGGGATTGATGCAACTCAATTAACAGGACTAGCTGGGCAAACAAAAAATGGATTAGGATCTATTCTAGACATGTTTACCGGAGGTGCATTTTCTAAAGCTTCAGTTTTTGCTTTGGGAATTATGCCTTATATTTCTGCATCTATTGTTGTGCAACTGATGGGAATTGCGATTCCTTATTTGCAAAAACTTCAGAGTGATGGAGAGAGTGGTAGAAAAAAAATCAATCAAATTACCCGTTGGTTAACTATTGTTATAACTTTAGTACAAGGACCAACTTATATCTACAATCTTTACAGAACTTTACCTAGTTCAGCTTTTATTTTAGGGTTTAACTCTTTTGAATTCTTATTTTCCTCAGTTGTAATCTTAGTTACTGGTACAATTTTTGCTATGTGGTTGGGAGAAAAAATAACTGATAAGGGAATTGGAAATGGAATTTCCCTTTTGATAATGGTTGGTATTTTGGCTAGGTTGCCACAAGCTTTTATTCAAGAATTTACCACAAGAGTAACTAACAATAATGGTGGACCAATGTTATTGGTTGTTGAAATCATTATCTGGTTACTTGTGATAATATCTTGTGTACTACTTGTTATGGCAATTAGAAAAATTCCAGTACAGTATGCTCGTCGTACGACATCTGGTGATTTCGAACAAGATATGATGGGTGGTAATAGACAATGGATTCCATTAAAGCTTAATGCAGCAGGTGTAATGCCTATAATATTTGCACAAGCTATTATGTTTATTCCTGCAGCTGTTGCTGGTTTATCTAAGTCAGATGCTTCTCAATCTGTTGTTGGTGCTTTTAGTAACATGTTCGGTTTTTGGTATAATTTAGTTTTTGCAACGTTAATAGTTGTATTTACTTTCTTTTATACAGCAATTACAGTTCCTACTAATAAGATGTCTGATGATTTAAAGAGAAGTGGTGGTTTTATACCAGGTATTAGACCGGGTGTTGAGACTTCAGATTATCTTGATAAAGTGATGTCTTTAATAACTTTTCCAGGATCTTTATTTCTTGCTTTGATAGCTGTGTTCCCAGCCATTGTTGTAAGTCTTATGGATGTTCAACAATCTTGGGCTATGTTTTTTGGAGGGACTTCATTGATAATTATGGTTGGAGTTGCAATAGATACTATTCAACAGATTAATTCATACTTGTTGAATAAACATTATGATGGTTTGATGAAAAGTGGTAAAAATAGAAAAGCAGTAGCTTAA
- the rplO gene encoding 50S ribosomal protein L15 — translation MNLSNLQPAEGSTHNQNKRLGRGEGSGKGGTSARGHKGAKSRSGYSKKIGFEGGQMPLQRRVPKFGFTNINRKEYEGVNLDTLQLLVDNGVITDTVDMTVYVANRLATKNEIVKILGRGELKAKLKVTAHKFTATAKAAIEAAGGEAVIM, via the coding sequence ATGAATTTAAGTAACTTACAACCTGCTGAGGGTTCTACACACAATCAAAACAAAAGATTAGGTAGAGGTGAAGGTTCTGGTAAAGGTGGTACCTCTGCAAGAGGACACAAAGGAGCAAAATCTCGTTCTGGTTATTCTAAAAAGATTGGTTTTGAAGGAGGGCAAATGCCACTTCAAAGACGTGTACCTAAGTTTGGTTTCACTAACATCAATCGTAAAGAATACGAAGGTGTTAATCTTGATACTCTTCAATTATTAGTTGATAATGGAGTAATTACAGATACTGTTGATATGACAGTTTATGTAGCTAATCGTCTTGCTACCAAAAATGAAATCGTTAAGATTTTAGGTAGAGGAGAATTGAAAGCAAAATTAAAAGTAACTGCTCACAAATTTACTGCTACTGCAAAAGCTGCTATCGAAGCTGCTGGTGGAGAAGCTGTAATCATGTAA
- the rpmD gene encoding 50S ribosomal protein L30, with protein sequence MAKLLVKQVRSKINCPLTQKRGLEALGLRKMGQVVEHDSNPAILGMINKVKHLVSVEEAK encoded by the coding sequence ATGGCTAAATTATTAGTAAAACAAGTTCGAAGCAAAATCAACTGTCCTCTTACTCAAAAAAGAGGTTTGGAAGCTTTAGGCCTACGTAAAATGGGACAAGTTGTAGAGCATGATTCAAATCCTGCTATCCTTGGGATGATAAATAAAGTTAAACACTTAGTTTCTGTTGAAGAAGCTAAATAA
- the rpsE gene encoding 30S ribosomal protein S5: MMSKYKNIELVKPSGLELKDRLVSVNRVTKVTKGGRAFGFSAIVVVGDENGVVGHGLGKSKDVSEAIAKAVEDAKKNLVKIPLNGQSVPHEQKGKFGGARVFLIPASHGTGVIAGGAVRSVLESVGIHDVLSKSQGSSNPHNVVKATFDALLQMRSAYTVAKQRGVSLEKVFKG; the protein is encoded by the coding sequence ATTATGTCTAAATACAAAAATATAGAGTTAGTAAAACCAAGTGGTCTTGAATTAAAAGATCGTTTGGTGAGTGTAAATCGTGTTACTAAGGTTACAAAAGGAGGTAGAGCTTTCGGTTTTTCTGCTATTGTAGTTGTAGGTGATGAAAATGGAGTTGTAGGTCATGGATTAGGAAAATCTAAAGACGTTTCTGAAGCAATTGCGAAAGCAGTAGAAGATGCAAAGAAAAATCTTGTGAAAATTCCTTTGAACGGGCAATCAGTTCCTCACGAACAAAAAGGTAAATTTGGTGGTGCACGTGTATTTTTAATTCCTGCTTCTCATGGTACAGGAGTTATTGCTGGTGGAGCTGTTCGTTCAGTTCTTGAATCAGTAGGAATTCATGATGTATTATCTAAATCACAAGGATCTTCAAATCCTCACAACGTAGTGAAAGCAACTTTTGATGCTTTATTACAAATGAGAAGCGCTTACACTGTTGCAAAACAAAGAGGTGTTTCTTTAGAAAAAGTTTTTAAAGGTTAA
- the rplR gene encoding 50S ribosomal protein L18, translating to MSLTKPERRQRIRFRIRKTISGTATNPRLSVFRSNKEIYAQLIDDVNGVTILAASSREKEIGKGTNLEVATAVGKLVAEKALKAGIEVITFDRGGYLYHGRIKSLAEGARAAGLKF from the coding sequence ATGTCATTAACAAAACCTGAAAGAAGACAACGTATTAGATTCAGAATTAGAAAAACGATTAGTGGTACTGCTACTAACCCGAGACTATCTGTTTTTAGAAGTAACAAAGAAATTTACGCTCAATTGATTGATGATGTAAACGGAGTTACTATATTAGCTGCTTCTTCAAGAGAAAAAGAAATTGGAAAAGGTACGAACCTTGAAGTGGCAACTGCAGTTGGGAAACTAGTAGCAGAGAAAGCTTTGAAAGCTGGTATTGAAGTGATAACTTTCGATAGAGGAGGTTATTTATATCACGGTCGTATTAAATCATTAGCGGAAGGCGCAAGAGCGGCTGGACTTAAATTCTAA
- the rplF gene encoding 50S ribosomal protein L6 — protein sequence MSRIGKSPVTIPAGVTITVADGIITVKGKNGQLTQEFSDVTVTVEGDQVLVERSSDHKDQRAKHGLYRSLINNMVIGVTEGFTKSLELVGVGYRASNQGQKLDLALGFSHNIILEVAPEVTLETISEKGKNPIVKLTSLDKQLLGQVAAKIRGFRKPEPYKGKGVKFVGEVLRRKAGKSA from the coding sequence ATGTCAAGAATAGGTAAAAGCCCAGTAACAATACCAGCTGGTGTAACTATTACAGTTGCCGACGGTATTATTACAGTAAAAGGAAAAAACGGTCAACTTACACAGGAGTTTTCGGACGTAACTGTAACGGTTGAAGGAGATCAAGTTCTAGTAGAAAGATCTTCTGATCATAAAGACCAAAGAGCAAAACACGGTTTGTACAGATCTTTAATTAATAACATGGTTATTGGTGTAACAGAAGGTTTTACAAAATCTTTAGAATTGGTTGGAGTTGGTTATAGAGCTTCAAATCAAGGACAAAAGTTAGATTTAGCGCTTGGGTTCTCTCACAATATTATTTTAGAAGTAGCTCCAGAGGTAACTCTTGAGACTATATCTGAAAAAGGTAAAAACCCAATTGTAAAATTAACATCATTAGATAAACAACTTTTAGGTCAAGTTGCGGCAAAAATTAGAGGTTTCCGTAAGCCTGAGCCGTACAAAGGAAAAGGTGTTAAATTTGTAGGTGAAGTATTAAGAAGAAAAGCAGGTAAATCAGCTTAA
- the rpsH gene encoding 30S ribosomal protein S8 — translation MYTDPIADYLTRVRNAVAANHKVVEIPASNLKKEITKILFDQGYILSYKFEDNAVQGSIKIALKYDKDTKEPVIKDIQRISKPGLRKYAGASKIPRILNGLGIAIVSTSKGLMTGKQAKQLNVGGEVICYVY, via the coding sequence ATGTATACAGATCCAATTGCAGATTATTTGACGAGAGTTAGAAACGCTGTGGCTGCAAACCACAAAGTTGTCGAAATTCCAGCATCTAATCTAAAAAAAGAGATAACAAAGATCTTATTTGATCAAGGTTATATCTTAAGTTACAAATTTGAAGACAACGCTGTTCAGGGGTCTATCAAAATTGCTTTGAAGTATGATAAAGATACTAAAGAGCCAGTAATCAAAGATATCCAAAGAATTAGTAAACCAGGTTTACGTAAGTACGCAGGTGCTTCTAAAATACCGAGAATCCTTAACGGATTAGGAATTGCTATTGTTTCAACTTCAAAAGGGTTGATGACAGGAAAACAAGCCAAGCAATTAAATGTTGGTGGAGAAGTAATTTGTTACGTATACTAA
- the rpsN gene encoding 30S ribosomal protein S14 codes for MAKESMKAREVKREKTVAKYAEKRKALLEAGDFVGLQKLPKNASPVRLHNRCKLTGRPRGYMRQFGISRVTFREMANNGLIPGVKKASW; via the coding sequence ATGGCTAAAGAATCAATGAAAGCCCGTGAGGTTAAGAGAGAAAAAACGGTAGCTAAGTATGCTGAGAAAAGAAAAGCTTTGTTAGAAGCTGGAGATTTCGTAGGTTTGCAAAAATTACCGAAAAATGCTTCGCCAGTTCGTTTGCACAATCGTTGCAAATTGACAGGTAGACCAAGAGGGTATATGCGTCAATTCGGTATTTCACGTGTTACATTCCGTGAAATGGCTAACAATGGATTGATACCGGGTGTTAAAAAAGCATCTTGGTAG
- the rplE gene encoding 50S ribosomal protein L5, whose protein sequence is MAYIPRLKEEYKSRVISALKEEFGYTNVMQVPKLEKIVLSKGVGAAVSDKKLIDYAVDELTKITGQKAVSTISKKDVASFKLRKGMPIGAKVTLRGERMYEFLDRLITSALPRVRDFSGIKATGFDGRGNYNLGVLEQIIFPEIDIDKVNKISGMDISFVTTAKTDKEAKSLLAELGLPFKKN, encoded by the coding sequence ATGGCATATATACCTAGACTAAAAGAAGAATATAAGAGTAGAGTTATCTCTGCTCTTAAAGAAGAATTCGGTTACACAAACGTAATGCAAGTTCCAAAATTGGAAAAAATCGTTTTGAGTAAGGGAGTTGGTGCAGCAGTATCTGATAAAAAATTGATTGACTATGCAGTTGATGAATTGACAAAGATAACTGGACAAAAAGCAGTATCTACTATCTCAAAGAAAGACGTTGCGTCTTTTAAATTGAGAAAAGGGATGCCTATTGGAGCAAAAGTTACTTTGCGCGGAGAAAGAATGTATGAGTTTTTAGATAGACTTATTACTTCTGCATTACCACGTGTTAGAGATTTCAGTGGTATTAAAGCAACTGGTTTTGACGGTAGAGGAAACTATAATTTAGGTGTTTTAGAGCAAATCATTTTCCCTGAAATTGATATTGACAAAGTAAATAAAATATCTGGAATGGACATTTCTTTTGTAACTACTGCAAAAACAGATAAAGAAGCAAAGTCATTGTTGGCTGAATTAGGTTTACCTTTTAAAAAGAATTAA
- the rplX gene encoding 50S ribosomal protein L24: MIKLKIKSGDIVRVIAGDHKGAEGKVLRVYREKNKAIVEGVNMVSKHTKPSAKSPQGGIVKKEASIQISNISLIDPKTKETTRVGIRVEGDKKVRFSKKSNQVL, encoded by the coding sequence ATGATAAAGCTAAAAATAAAATCAGGAGACATCGTAAGAGTAATTGCTGGAGACCATAAAGGTGCTGAAGGTAAAGTTTTGCGTGTTTACCGTGAGAAAAACAAAGCAATTGTTGAAGGTGTAAACATGGTTTCTAAACATACGAAACCTAGTGCAAAAAGCCCTCAAGGTGGTATTGTAAAGAAAGAAGCTTCTATTCAAATTTCTAATATCTCTCTAATTGATCCTAAAACTAAGGAGACAACAAGAGTGGGTATCAGAGTTGAAGGAGATAAGAAAGTAAGATTTTCAAAAAAATCTAATCAAGTACTATAG
- the rplN gene encoding 50S ribosomal protein L14 encodes MVQQESRLKVADNTGAKEVLTIRVLGGTKRRYASVGDKIVVSIKDATPNGNVKKGAVSTAVVVRTKKEVRRADGSYIRFDDNACVLLNAAGEMRGTRVFGPVARELREKQFMKIVSLAPEVL; translated from the coding sequence ATGGTACAACAAGAATCAAGACTAAAAGTAGCAGATAACACGGGAGCAAAAGAAGTTTTAACTATCCGTGTTTTAGGAGGTACCAAAAGAAGGTATGCCTCTGTTGGAGACAAGATTGTAGTATCTATAAAAGACGCAACACCTAACGGAAACGTTAAAAAAGGTGCTGTTTCAACTGCAGTTGTTGTACGTACCAAAAAAGAAGTGAGAAGAGCTGATGGTTCTTATATCCGTTTCGATGATAATGCTTGTGTTCTTTTGAATGCTGCAGGTGAAATGAGAGGAACACGTGTTTTTGGTCCGGTAGCAAGAGAACTTCGTGAAAAACAATTCATGAAAATTGTATCATTAGCACCAGAAGTGCTTTAA
- the rpsQ gene encoding 30S ribosomal protein S17: MEEKRNLRKERVGVVTSNKMDKSIVVAQVTKVKHPLYGKFVLKTKKFVAHDETNDCNIGDTVRISETRPLSKSKCWRLVEILERAK; this comes from the coding sequence ATGGAAGAAAAAAGAAATTTAAGAAAAGAAAGAGTTGGGGTTGTTACTTCAAACAAAATGGATAAATCCATTGTGGTTGCTCAGGTAACTAAAGTAAAACACCCATTATACGGTAAGTTCGTGTTGAAAACAAAGAAATTTGTTGCACATGACGAAACAAACGACTGTAACATAGGAGATACTGTAAGAATTAGCGAAACGCGTCCTTTGAGTAAATCAAAATGTTGGAGATTAGTTGAAATCCTAGAAAGAGCTAAATAA
- the rpmC gene encoding 50S ribosomal protein L29 has protein sequence MKQSEIKDLSAAELQEKLSQTKKAYADLKMAHAISPIENPLQIRSVRRTVARLATELTKRELQ, from the coding sequence ATGAAACAATCAGAAATAAAAGATCTTTCTGCAGCGGAGTTGCAAGAAAAACTTAGCCAAACTAAGAAGGCATATGCTGATCTAAAAATGGCTCACGCTATTTCTCCAATTGAGAACCCACTTCAAATTAGAAGTGTAAGAAGAACAGTTGCGAGATTAGCTACAGAACTTACTAAAAGAGAATTACAATAA
- the rplP gene encoding 50S ribosomal protein L16 has protein sequence MLQPKRTKYRKVQKGKMKGNSQRGHELSNGMFGIKSVHEDGMFLTSRQIEAARIAATRFMKREGQLWIKIFPDKPITKKPLEVRMGKGKGAVEYWAAVVKPGRIMFEVGGVPLSVAKEALRLAAQKLPVKTKFVIARDFEA, from the coding sequence ATGTTACAGCCTAAAAGAACAAAATACCGTAAGGTACAAAAAGGTAAAATGAAAGGAAATTCTCAAAGAGGACATGAACTTTCTAATGGAATGTTTGGTATTAAATCTGTACATGAAGATGGAATGTTCTTAACCTCTCGTCAAATCGAAGCTGCACGTATCGCTGCAACTCGTTTTATGAAAAGAGAAGGACAATTATGGATCAAAATATTTCCAGACAAACCTATCACTAAGAAACCTCTTGAGGTACGTATGGGTAAAGGTAAAGGTGCCGTTGAATATTGGGCTGCCGTTGTTAAACCCGGAAGAATTATGTTTGAAGTTGGAGGAGTTCCTTTGTCAGTTGCAAAAGAGGCTTTACGCCTTGCAGCTCAAAAGCTTCCAGTAAAAACTAAGTTCGTTATTGCTAGAGATTTCGAAGCATAA